Proteins found in one Enterococcus sp. 9D6_DIV0238 genomic segment:
- a CDS encoding sulfite exporter TauE/SafE family protein: MIGILYFIVIVLANTVGAVSGMGGGVLIKPIFDFIGAHNVASISFYSATAVFTMSIVSTSRQLMSGRKINWQIVCWVSAGAILGGILGNVVFETFLSWFGNEDSVQLIQISLTVITLVFALLYTKYDWRNFHLTHVFWYLSCGFVLGFLASLLGIGGGPINVSLLMLLFSLPIKDATIYSICTIFFSQFAKLIVIACSTGFGRYDLTMLWFIIPAAIVGGLLGANLSNTLSSKKVTLIFQGVIILVLLINLYNACQLL, encoded by the coding sequence GTGATAGGGATTCTTTATTTTATTGTGATCGTACTAGCGAATACCGTAGGAGCCGTTTCTGGCATGGGGGGCGGTGTGCTGATTAAACCGATTTTTGATTTTATTGGTGCGCATAATGTAGCTTCGATTTCTTTTTATTCTGCTACTGCGGTTTTTACGATGTCGATCGTTTCTACTTCGCGTCAGTTAATGAGTGGTCGCAAAATTAATTGGCAAATCGTCTGTTGGGTATCTGCTGGCGCTATTCTAGGAGGGATTCTTGGAAATGTTGTCTTTGAAACCTTTCTGAGCTGGTTCGGCAATGAAGATAGTGTCCAGCTGATTCAAATTTCGTTAACAGTGATCACTTTAGTTTTTGCTTTACTTTATACCAAATATGATTGGCGAAACTTCCATTTGACGCATGTTTTTTGGTATTTATCTTGTGGTTTTGTTCTGGGTTTTTTAGCGAGTTTGTTAGGAATAGGCGGAGGACCGATCAACGTTTCGTTACTAATGCTGCTATTTTCTTTACCAATCAAAGATGCCACGATTTATTCGATTTGCACGATTTTCTTTTCTCAATTTGCTAAGCTAATCGTGATCGCTTGTTCTACCGGTTTTGGTCGATACGATTTAACGATGTTATGGTTTATCATTCCAGCTGCTATCGTTGGCGGTCTACTGGGGGCAAATCTAAGCAACACGCTGTCATCGAAGAAAGTAACATTGATTTTCCAAGGTGTGATTATTCTAGTTTTACTTATTAACTTGTATAATGCTTGCCAATTGTTATAG
- a CDS encoding radical SAM/SPASM domain-containing protein — MKHISVLIKPASSMCNLRCSYCFYANVSSLREVRSYGKMTEDVAKKMIENIYIDLEDGDELTLAFQGGEPTMAGLNYFKNIVALIDQQKKHVRVHYAIQTNGTIINEKWCEFFKEHHFLVGLSIDGHPLYHDLNRVDPKGRGTFYRVLETKQLFDRYEIDYNILCVLTNPLAKEGENVFRFLKEEEIDYVQFIPCLDELDSVEKSSYALTPNHFAAFYHQMLTLWLAELKNGRYISIKLFDDLINLLVHQQVSVCGILGNCQVQYVIEADGSVYPCDFYVLDEYRMGYIQENSLREMFEQEISKRFICERAVLSQTCHSCSFKQMCGGGCKRMKDAVYVDEQGLCGYQQVLKEFIPKIEEILRLLQEVRV; from the coding sequence ATGAAACACATATCTGTTTTGATCAAACCGGCGTCGTCTATGTGCAACCTTCGTTGTAGCTATTGTTTTTACGCTAATGTCAGTTCTCTTAGGGAAGTTCGATCGTATGGGAAGATGACAGAGGATGTGGCAAAGAAGATGATCGAAAACATATACATAGATCTAGAAGACGGGGATGAGCTGACGTTAGCTTTTCAAGGCGGAGAGCCGACTATGGCAGGATTGAATTATTTTAAAAATATCGTCGCTCTGATCGATCAACAAAAAAAGCATGTTCGAGTGCATTATGCGATCCAAACAAACGGTACGATTATCAATGAAAAATGGTGTGAATTTTTCAAAGAGCATCATTTTCTAGTAGGGTTATCCATTGATGGACATCCTTTGTATCATGATTTAAACCGTGTCGATCCGAAAGGACGCGGAACTTTTTATCGCGTGTTGGAAACGAAGCAACTTTTTGACCGCTATGAGATTGATTACAATATCTTATGTGTGTTAACCAATCCGCTGGCCAAAGAAGGTGAGAACGTCTTTCGATTTTTAAAAGAAGAGGAAATCGATTATGTGCAGTTCATTCCTTGCCTTGATGAGTTAGATTCAGTAGAAAAAAGCAGCTACGCTTTAACACCAAACCATTTTGCGGCTTTTTATCATCAAATGCTGACTCTTTGGTTAGCAGAATTGAAAAACGGCCGCTATATAAGTATTAAGTTATTCGATGATTTGATAAATTTGCTGGTGCATCAGCAAGTAAGTGTCTGCGGTATTTTAGGTAACTGTCAAGTTCAGTATGTGATCGAAGCAGATGGCAGTGTGTATCCGTGTGATTTTTATGTGTTAGATGAATATCGAATGGGGTATATTCAGGAAAACTCTTTGCGGGAAATGTTCGAACAAGAGATATCCAAACGATTCATTTGTGAGCGAGCAGTACTCTCTCAAACATGCCATAGTTGTTCTTTTAAGCAAATGTGTGGCGGTGGTTGTAAACGAATGAAGGATGCTGTCTACGTAGATGAACAAGGGCTTTGCGGCTACCAGCAGGTCTTAAAGGAATTTATACCGAAAATAGAAGAGATACTGAGGTTGCTACAGGAGGTAAGAGTGTGA
- a CDS encoding sulfatase-like hydrolase/transferase, whose amino-acid sequence MRAIMIMFDTLSRDFLSNYGNQWMKTPNFQRLREKTTTFDNFYGGSMPCMPARRELHTGRYNFMHRMWGQLEPFDHSIFEVMQKNGIYCHLVTDHSHYFEDGGATYHNRYSTWEGFRGQEGDRWAPRKLGEDHPKQNPLNKTGISVEQHFANRQKQTVEETMSSPLTIKAGLEFLDAYKTEEDWFLQIECFDPHEPFFVPEKYREMYQEQPTDRPYFWPKYGRVPEDVGDDDLVELQKEYAALVSMCDVHLGKLLDYLDENNMWEDTLVIINTDHGFLLGEHDWIGKNVAPMYEEIIHLPFFISYPDSTTGNHCQTLSQTIDIPATLLDYFGIENQLEMDGKSLLPILKKEQRELHPEIIFGTNGGHVNIYDGRYVYMRASVHPDNGPNTIQTLNYAMMRGFLKKEMLDQFTRKPGNRFTNQYPYTEIAVTTYIDSYSIGHLLFDLANDPKQERPIQDEQIEAEMLSKLVKMMNKIEAPDSEYERLGIQK is encoded by the coding sequence ATGCGAGCAATAATGATCATGTTTGATACGTTATCACGGGATTTTTTATCCAATTACGGCAATCAGTGGATGAAGACACCCAATTTTCAGCGATTAAGAGAAAAAACAACGACCTTTGATAATTTTTACGGAGGGAGTATGCCGTGCATGCCGGCTCGGCGGGAATTGCACACGGGACGGTACAATTTTATGCATCGTATGTGGGGACAGTTGGAGCCGTTTGATCATTCGATTTTTGAAGTGATGCAAAAAAATGGAATCTACTGCCATCTGGTAACCGACCACTCGCATTATTTTGAAGATGGCGGAGCGACCTATCATAATCGTTACTCTACTTGGGAAGGCTTTCGAGGACAGGAAGGTGATCGCTGGGCACCTAGAAAGCTGGGCGAAGATCATCCAAAACAAAATCCTTTGAATAAGACTGGCATTTCAGTCGAGCAACATTTCGCTAATCGTCAAAAGCAAACCGTAGAAGAAACGATGTCCAGTCCCTTGACGATAAAGGCTGGTTTAGAATTTTTAGATGCGTACAAGACCGAAGAGGACTGGTTTTTACAAATTGAATGTTTCGATCCGCATGAACCATTTTTTGTACCTGAAAAGTATCGTGAGATGTATCAGGAACAGCCGACAGATCGTCCGTACTTCTGGCCTAAATACGGACGTGTGCCAGAAGATGTGGGTGACGATGATTTAGTAGAACTGCAAAAAGAGTACGCTGCACTAGTTAGCATGTGTGATGTGCATTTAGGAAAGCTTTTAGATTATCTGGACGAAAATAACATGTGGGAAGATACCTTGGTGATCATCAATACGGATCACGGCTTCTTACTTGGTGAGCATGATTGGATCGGGAAAAATGTAGCACCAATGTATGAAGAAATTATTCATCTGCCATTTTTTATCAGTTATCCTGATAGCACGACAGGCAATCACTGTCAAACACTTAGCCAAACGATCGATATTCCGGCTACATTGCTGGATTACTTTGGCATCGAAAATCAGCTGGAAATGGATGGTAAATCCTTGCTGCCGATATTAAAAAAAGAGCAACGAGAGCTGCATCCTGAAATTATTTTTGGAACCAATGGAGGACATGTCAATATTTATGACGGCCGCTATGTATATATGCGTGCATCCGTTCATCCAGATAATGGTCCGAATACGATCCAGACATTGAACTATGCGATGATGCGCGGCTTTTTGAAGAAAGAGATGCTGGATCAATTCACTAGAAAACCAGGGAACCGGTTTACGAATCAATATCCGTATACAGAAATTGCAGTAACGACCTACATTGATTCTTATTCGATAGGACATTTACTTTTTGATTTAGCAAATGATCCTAAACAGGAGCGGCCGATCCAAGATGAACAGATCGAAGCTGAAATGTTGAGTAAATTAGTGAAAATGATGAATAAAATTGAGGCACCAGATAGTGAATATGAACGCTTAGGTATTCAAAAATAG